AAGTCGCAGATGTTCGCCCTTCCACCGCCGTAGGCAggcatgcgcgcgcgcgaatCGAGCCTTTTCGTTCGGATGCGAGATGCCGGGACATGCGGGTGTAGTTTCGAGGGGAACCAAACCACCCTTGATCTCAGCCACAATTGCTTTGGGCGCCTCCATCCTCAAATTGACCTggggggggccggggccaCCCTTTGCCCCCTTTTCGTGCTTTGTTGCATAACGCCTCTCGTTTTTTCTCGCCAACTGCCACCCCCCGAGCTGGTGTGCCACGAAACCGTTGCGGCGTTGGCCCGGGCGGCCTTCCGCATCAGTGGAGAGAGCCTCAATCCGTTTCTTCTCGTGCGTTTTTTTGTTTGATGCCCCATTTGTGTTGTTTCGTCGTTGCCGACACCATCTGCCAAGCTTTTTCCTCCTCGTGTCTTGTCTGGGCCGAAGGGGAAAAGCGTCCGCGCGTCCTAAGATGCCGTCTCACCATCAGGATCAGAGTGAGACAATCCCATCATCACTTCGACTCGTCGGGCAGACAGACGGGGCATCATCAACCCAACCCTCCCGGACTGTCACCCTCAGTCAgcgcccgcctccatcgTGCAAAAAGTGGtggtaggtaggtggtggtggtggtggtggtggtggtggccaagCGGAGAATTTAGTAGCACCTGGCTCCGGGCGGCTGGGCCGTCATGCACAGCGGCTCTAGcttgacgccctcgtcgccatcagAGAGCAAAAGCATGATGGGGGGCGGAATCCTGTCCGGATTGGATCTGCCAAGCGGCGCAAAGTCGACGGCCACTGGCAATTGTCTGCCCGTACAAACACCACCGGATCTACATTCCTCGTCTCGCGCACGCCCGTTGATGTCGTGATGCTCAGCTAAGCACTGGGAGACCCAAACccgaaacccccccccccccttctccgtcgccgccgctgataCAGCGAGTCTGAGGTTTGGggctgccagccagctcaCCGTACCGTACTTCTGGGACAGTCTGGGGCgcagagagggagagagagagcgcgagCGACGCATGGCCACTTGGCCCCAGCGACTCGGCATGGCGGTGCCGCCTCTCCAAGCCAGAGGCCGGCTCTCGTGTCTCATTTGTTTTGGAACAAGGGGCCCGTATCTCATTGACTGCAGATAAGCTATGATCGACCCGCGGTGATGGAGCGCTGTGCCCTGCGACACGACCGCCCGTGGCAGGGCAGCCCTTGGGCAGGGGGCGGGCCGCGCGTGCGTTCCTCGCAGTGGATATATTTTCATGGTTTCTCTCTCACGACGGTGTATATGGCTACTATACTGCTATCCTAAAGGCATGgtcgctggccggctgggctGTCAGATCTAATACCAGGTTACTTACTTACTTGTACAAAGTAAAAACAAGCCGTCAAAGAAGCCGCTTCCTCGGCCATAGCGACACCTTACATGTACATTTACTGACTgtacgtcgacgacgacgacgacgacgacaatgatTCCGCTCTCGCAATCTTGGCCGAAGCCTCGGCACGACGACTCCATGGACAAGCAGGGATacctcaccgacgacgacggcctgcggctgaccgcggcgccgacgaccgagAGCGTCCGCAGCTTCGCGCCGCACCAGGACGCGGCTGAGGATCAGCGGCCGTCAAGATGGAAGACGGCGCGGATCGTGTTTAGCATCGACCGTCACGTCATGCCCCTCGTTTGCCTGCTGTACCTGCTCTCGTGCATAGATCGCGCGAACCTGGGCAATGCGAAGCAGGATGGGCTGATGGAGGACTTGCACATGACGGGCAGGCACGACTACAATGTAAGTAAGCAACACTCTTTGCGTTATCCCAAGCCTTTTCTCATGCACTTTCATGATATTCTTTTTGTTTTCtattgctgttgctgttATTGTTGTGTTTTTCCACTCCTCATTCATCATATTTGGCACTGACAACGCTCAGATTGCACTTTCAGTCTTCTTTCCTTTCTACCTGATTGTGCAGATCCCGTCGAATCTGGCCCTGCAGCGCGTGCGGCCATCTATATGGCTACCCACGCTCATGGTCCtcttcgccatcgtcacggTCTGCATGGCCTTTATCAAGACCTACGGCGGCCTTCTCGTCATGCGATGCCTGCTGGGCATCGCCGAGGGTGGCATCTTTCCGGGCGTCGTCTACTAGTAAGCCGCGCTTGGTGCCCCCGTTCTGGTATCAAACCAACTCCGAAGAAAGATCCCCCGCTTACATGTGATTGTTTTTCAATGTGTCTCCAGCCTCACTACATGGTATACCCGGTACGAGTACGGCTTCCGCATCGCGATTATCTACGCgtgcgccgtcgcgggcagCCCGTTCAACCGCTTCATCGGGGATGCCATACTCGAGTttcacggcgtcggcggcctcaacAGCTGGTCTTGGATCTTCATCCTCGAAGGGCTCGTCACACTGCTCGTCGGTACGTCAGCGCTTAATCTCCTCGCCTCTCTACATCCGGCCGCTGATCATgttctcttttttttttcacctgctgcagctggggCATCGTACTGGCTGCTGCACGACTGCCCAGACAGCAGTGCTTTCCTCAAGCCGTCGGAGAAGAGGACCGTGatgcggcgcctcgccgaggacatgTGCCACCTGTCCGACGGCTTGAAGCTCGCTCAGGTCAGGAGCGCGCTTCTCGACTGGCACATCTGGGTGCACATGGTCATGACGGTCGGCATCTCCATACCGCTGTACTCCATCGGCGCCTTCATGCCGCTCATCATCGAGGACATGGGCTtccacgacgacaaggcgATACTCATGGAGATGCCTCCGCACGCGGCCGCGAGTCTCGTGATGCTCGCGGCGGGATGGGCGGCtgaccggcagcggcagcgaggcgtctACATTATCGCGTTTTGCATCCTGGCGTACGTGATGCCCCTTGTTCTCCTTATCCTTCGGTttgttgtgtgtgtgcttgtgtgtgcgcgtgctAATACCTCGCAGGATGACCGGCTTCGCGATCCtcagcgccgtcgaggacgcaGGCGCGCGGTACTTTGCCTGCTTCCTCGTGTGCATGGGCATCTACCCCGTCGTCCCGCAGGACATCGCCTGGAACGCCAACAACATTGGCGGCTCGAccaagctcgccgtcggcatcgccatgcaCATTGGCTTTGTAAGTCCTCGCTTGCC
Above is a genomic segment from Purpureocillium takamizusanense chromosome 2, complete sequence containing:
- a CDS encoding uncharacterized protein (COG:G~EggNog:ENOG503NU7U~TransMembrane:12 (i71-89o109-131i138-157o163-185i194-211o231-253i300-325o340-357i364-384o390-410i422-444o456-477i)), which produces MIPLSQSWPKPRHDDSMDKQGYLTDDDGLRLTAAPTTESVRSFAPHQDAAEDQRPSRWKTARIVFSIDRHVMPLVCLLYLLSCIDRANLGNAKQDGLMEDLHMTGRHDYNIALSVFFPFYLIVQIPSNLALQRVRPSIWLPTLMVLFAIVTVCMAFIKTYGGLLVMRCLLGIAEGGIFPGVVYYLTTWYTRYEYGFRIAIIYACAVAGSPFNRFIGDAILEFHGVGGLNSWSWIFILEGLVTLLVAGASYWLLHDCPDSSAFLKPSEKRTVMRRLAEDMCHLSDGLKLAQVRSALLDWHIWVHMVMTVGISIPLYSIGAFMPLIIEDMGFHDDKAILMEMPPHAAASLVMLAAGWAADRQRQRGVYIIAFCILAMTGFAILSAVEDAGARYFACFLVCMGIYPVVPQDIAWNANNIGGSTKLAVGIAMHIGFGNLGGAVAGFVVRHDEAERFVSGHNIMLLITGAACLLAVFMSWSVRKENARRDRVYKSPESYSVPERRRHRDMGDRAPFFRYTI